Within Azoarcus sp. DD4, the genomic segment GCTCATGGCGTCTCCCGTGTGTTGTCGGAACGTACGCATGCCATGTTACACGCAGCCCCACGCGGCGCCGGTGCCGTGGCGACGGCCAATACTGAGACGGGACAAGAAAACTACCGGGGGTAAGGCAAGAAAAGTCCGGGACCGGGCGGGACAGGGGGGGAGGAAACGGGACGGACGGCGAAAGGCGTTTGCAGAGGGCGCAAAGCCGGCGGCGCGGCGGGCGCGGTCAGAAAAGGCCGGCTTGGCGGTCCTTGAGGTCGGTACGTCGGCAGCGGTCGACGATCTGGCGGATGCGCATTTCGGTCAGCTGGAACTCGCGGGCCAGTTGGTCGTAATTGTCGCCGCGGAACCTGGCGTAGATCTCGCGATCGCGGGCCGACAGCTCCCACGCGGTGCCCTTGGGTATGTACAGCATCCCACCGCCGAGTTCCTTGCGGGCGGCCTCGGCGATCGACAGCGCCGCCTCTGCGGCGGGCTGGTGATCGAGCTTCAGCCTGGTGGTGAGCCAGGCGTAGGCTGCGGTCGCGATCAGCCCGAGCGCTTCGGGGTAGTCGTCGTCGAGCATCAGCGACATCAACCGGCCTCCGCCATGGCCTTGTCGAGGCCGTCGAGGTAGTCCGACACAGCCTGCAGGGCATCGAAGGTCGTCGGGTTGAGCGTCGGCCGCAGCCGGGCGGCCAGCGTGCCGACGGTGGCCAGCGGATGGAGCTTGCCGGCGGCCTTGTAGCGCGGCAGGCGCTCCTCGATCTTGGCGGGCAGCTGGCGGGCGGCCCAGGCCTTGAGGCCTTCGATGGTCCAGTCCTTCCGGCGCGCCCAGCGCAGGTCATCCACGCCGTTGGTCCGGCGCACGAAGGCCGCGAGCGCGGCCTCGCTGGGGTCGCGGACGATGCCCACCTGGTGCAGCCACAGCCACAGCGCGCGGGCCTTGCTGGCCTCGGCCGAGGTGTCCAGGGTGCGGCGTTCGCGCGGTGCGGCGCTGGTGGGCTTGGTCGGCGTGAAGCCGGCCTTGCGCAGGTGTTTCACCACCGCTTCCAGCTCGAACACATCCAGATCCTTCGCCGAGCGTTTGCCACCGGAGTGGGCGGCGAGAATGTCGCGGTAGGTGTCCTCGTCCAGGCCGAGCCGGTTGCGGCCGGTCTGGACGGTCTTGATCAGCCGGGCGCGCTGCGCGGCGCGGGCCGAGGCGAAGGCGGCGCTGGTCATGGCGATACCTCCGGGTAGCCGTTGTGCAGCTTGCCGTCGAGCAGGCGGCCGGCTGCATTCTTGCCGATGCGGTTACGTGACTGGTTCAGGCCGATCATCATCGAGCGCATCTCGTCCCTTTCGCGCGACGGGTTGAAGTGAGGCCCATACCAAGGGAAGGGGTCTTCCGCGCGCCCCTCTTCGATGTGCTCCCACAGTTCCAATGCGAGATCGGCATGCTCGCGCTTCACGAGCAGGTAAGGCTGGATGGCGCGGATGATTGAAGCTGCCTGGGAGCCCTGGCGGGACCACTGAAATTGAGGTCGATGGTTCGGGTTCACTGGCGCGTAGCAGGAGACGTTGCCGCCCCACAGCGATGCAGCCAAGTCGTGCGGCTCGCGCCGCGTGCCAGCGATGCCGACTTGCGGGGCGTGATAGACCTTGCCGCCCCGCGCGCTGCGATTGATGGTGATGTAGCCGTCCCCGTCGATCATCCCGGCGAGGTAAGCCAGCGTGGTCGGATTAGGCTGCAGCATTCGGCATCTCCCGTACACGCAGGTCCTCCGGTAGGTCTTCGAGCGCGCCTCGCTTGTCTCGGGTGCCGCCCAGTTGTTTCATGAAGAACGGCACGCCGGCCGCGGCGCACTGGTCGCGCAGGCTCCGCACCAAGTCCGGATGCATCGGTCGCGCCTTGGGTCCAGACTCGCCGCCGACGATGACCCAGTTCAGGCCGCCCCCCAGATCCTCCTCTTCAACTGGCCCAACCTCTCCGCAGTCGTCCCGCTGACCGCATGCCGGACACACGCGGCGGATGTCGTTCTCGTCGTCTGGCTCGTCCTCAAAATCGACCACTCGCACCTGCTCAGGCCCCGCAGGTAGGCGCAAACGGATCTCATCGCCGAAGAAGCGCGCGCCACATACATAGCAGTCCTCATCACCGATCCAGCGGCCGAGGTCGACATGCCCCAGCAGCGGCTCGGCCGAGATCCACCGCACCGCCGCCGGAGTCCGCAGTAGCAGCGGGATGCGCTCGTCCGCCGCCTCTTGATCCTCCACGCTCACGCCAATCCACACGTTCGGCAGCGGCCACCGCACGGTATATGCCCCGGCCGGGATGACACCGGCCTCGGTCATCCGCTGCTGTGCCTGGGCGATCCACCGCGCGTCTTTGCCGCCGAGCAGGTCGAGCATCCGTTCGGGGCGTTTCGTCAGCACCTGGAACGTGTGCTGCGGGCAGGCCGCCATGACGGCGAACACGTTGGCGATGAATCCGTCCGAAACCTCCACATGGAACAGGTCGGACATCGAGTTGACGAAGATGCGGCGCGGCTTCGCCCAGCGCACAGGCAGGGAAAGCATGTCGCCGTGCACCTGCACGTCGGTGAAGAGGCGATTGAAGTACCGCGTTTCCGGGTTGGCGGAAAGCCGCGCCCAGTCGCGTTCGGCGTAGCAATGCTTGCAGCCGGCCGACACCTTGCTGCAGCCAGATACCGGATTCCACGTGGCATCCGTCCATTCGATCTTGGTGTTATCTCCCATTGTCATCACCACTTGACCAGGTAGCCCGAGAACGTGCCGCCGTACTCGGACTGGAAGAAGTCGAAGAACTCGCCGGCGCTCGCGAAGCCGTCGGCGCGTGCGAGCTGCTCGACTTCTGCGGGATCGAGGTTGTCCCAGCGGGCAGTGGCGCCGGTACCGCGCGGCATGCTTACGATGCGCTGCGCGGCGCCAATGG encodes:
- a CDS encoding Mor transcription activator family protein — protein: MSLMLDDDYPEALGLIATAAYAWLTTRLKLDHQPAAEAALSIAEAARKELGGGMLYIPKGTAWELSARDREIYARFRGDNYDQLAREFQLTEMRIRQIVDRCRRTDLKDRQAGLF
- a CDS encoding regulatory protein GemA, yielding MTSAAFASARAAQRARLIKTVQTGRNRLGLDEDTYRDILAAHSGGKRSAKDLDVFELEAVVKHLRKAGFTPTKPTSAAPRERRTLDTSAEASKARALWLWLHQVGIVRDPSEAALAAFVRRTNGVDDLRWARRKDWTIEGLKAWAARQLPAKIEERLPRYKAAGKLHPLATVGTLAARLRPTLNPTTFDALQAVSDYLDGLDKAMAEAG
- a CDS encoding DUF5131 family protein, which gives rise to MGDNTKIEWTDATWNPVSGCSKVSAGCKHCYAERDWARLSANPETRYFNRLFTDVQVHGDMLSLPVRWAKPRRIFVNSMSDLFHVEVSDGFIANVFAVMAACPQHTFQVLTKRPERMLDLLGGKDARWIAQAQQRMTEAGVIPAGAYTVRWPLPNVWIGVSVEDQEAADERIPLLLRTPAAVRWISAEPLLGHVDLGRWIGDEDCYVCGARFFGDEIRLRLPAGPEQVRVVDFEDEPDDENDIRRVCPACGQRDDCGEVGPVEEEDLGGGLNWVIVGGESGPKARPMHPDLVRSLRDQCAAAGVPFFMKQLGGTRDKRGALEDLPEDLRVREMPNAAA